A portion of the Anas platyrhynchos isolate ZD024472 breed Pekin duck chromosome 26, IASCAAS_PekinDuck_T2T, whole genome shotgun sequence genome contains these proteins:
- the ARNT gene encoding aryl hydrocarbon receptor nuclear translocator isoform X7, giving the protein MASDVSSLNAAVSSGNPGPGAQAGGAIVQRANKRRPGLDFDDDGEGNSKFLRCDDDPMPNDKERFARSDDEQSSADKERLARENHSEIERRRRNKMTAYITELSDMVPTCSALARKPDKLTILRMAVSHMKSLRGTGNTSTDGTYKPSFLTDQELKHLILEAADGFLFIVSCETGRVVYVSDSVTPVLNQPQSEWFGSTLYDQVHPDDVGKLREQLSTSENALTGRILDLKTGTVKKEGQQSMRMCMGSRRSFICRMRCGNGSVDPVSVNRLSFMRNRCRNGLGAAKDGEPHYVVVHCTGYIKAWPPAGVSLPDDDPDAGQGSKFCLVAIGRLQVTSSPNCTDMNNVCQPTEFISRHNTEGIFTFIDHRCVATVGYQPQELLGKDIVDFCHPEDQQLLRDSFQQVVKLKGQVLSVMFRFRSKNREWLWMRTSSFTFQNPYSDEIEYIICTNTNVKNSSQESRPALSNSMQRPQLGQSVSLPLEMGTAQLPSRQQQPPQQTELEVVPGRESLSGYDHSQVPVQPVTAAGPEHSKPLEKAESLFSQERDPRFSEIYSNINTDQNKAIPASTVPANQPIFPQGNTFTPSRPAENFRSSSMVPPVNIIQQQPSSAGRILAQISRHSNPAQVSGTNWAPGTRPPFTPQQVASQTVKTRPPSFSMGTFQGTPSSFSPMTAPGTTASPSGTAYPNLASRGTGFTTEAAQTPTPFQTRATEGVGMWPQWQGQHHGPPSGEQHVQQPQPSQPEVFSDMLTMLGDQGPNYNNEEFPELNIFPSFSE; this is encoded by the exons ATGGCATCAGATGTTTCCTCGCTGAATGCAGCTGTCAGCTCTGGGAACCCTGGCCCAGGTGCACAAGCTGGAGGAGCCATCGTTCAGAGAGCCAACAAGAGGCGTCCTGG GCTTGATTTTGATGATGATGGAGAAGGGAACAGTAAATTCCTCAG GTGTGATGATGACCCAATGCCAAATGATAAGGAAAGATTTGCCAG gtctGATGATGAACAGAGTTCAGCGGATAAGGAGAGACTTGCCAG GGAAAATCACAGCGAGATTGAACGTAGGCGAAGGAACAAGATGACTGCCTACATCACAGAGCTGTCAGATATGGTGCCTACCTGCAGTGCCCTGGCCCGTAAACCAGACAAGCTTACCATCTTGCGCATGGCTGTCTCTCACATGAAGTCCCTGCGTGGCACAGGCAATACCTCCACTGATGGCACCTACAAACCCTCCTTTCTCACTGATCAG GAACTCAAACACCTGATCCTAGAGGCAGCCGACGGCTTTCTGTTCATAGTGTCCTGTGAGACTGGGAGGGTGGTGTATGtctctgattctgtgactcCTGTCCTGAACCAGCCCCAATCTGAATGGTTTGGCAGCACCCTATACGACCAGGTGCACCCAGATGACGTGGGCAAGCTGAGGGAGCAGCTTTCCACATCAGAGAATGCACTGACAG GTCGCATCCTAGATTTAAAGACAGGTACTGTCAAGAAGGAAGGCCAGCAGTCCATGAGAATGTGCATGGGTTCACGAAGATCTTTTATCTGCCGAATGAG GTGTGGCAACGGCTCAGTGGATCCAGTTTCTGTAAATCGTCTCAGCTTTATGAGGAATCGCTGCAG GAATGGCTTAGGTGCAGCAAAAGATGGTGAACCTCACTACGTTGTGGTGCACTGCACAGGTTACATAAAAGCCTGGCCCCCTGCAG GTGTTTCACTGCCTGATGATGACCCGGATGCTGGCCAGGGCAGCAAGTTTTGCCTCGTGGCTATTGGCAGACTCCAG GTCACTAGCTCGCCCAACTGTACAGACATGAACAATGTTTGTCAGCCAACAGAGTTCATCTCCCGACACAACACTGAAGGCATTTTCACCTTCATAGATCACCGCTGTGTGGCTACTGTTGGCTACCAGCCACAG GAACTTCTGGGGAAAGACATTGTGGATTTCTGCCACCCAGAAGACCAACAGCTTTTGCGGGACAgctttcagcag GTGGTGAAGTTAAAAGGCCAGGTTCTGTCAGTCATGTTCCGATTCCGATCCAAAAACCGGGAATGGCTCTGGATGAGAACCAGCTCCTTTACCTTCCAGAACCCCTACTCGGATGAAATTGAGTACATCATCTGTACCAACACCAACGTCAA GAACTCAAGCCAGGAATCTCGGCCTGCCCTTTCAAACTCTATGCAGAGGCCCCAGCTGGGGCAGAGCGTCAGTCTTCCCCTGGAGAtgggcacagcacagctgccCTCAAG gcagcagcagccgccaCAACAGACAGAGTTGGAGGTGGTCCCAGGAAGAGAGAGTCTGTCTGGTTACGACCACTCACAG GTTCCTGTTCAGCCTGTGACTGCTGCTGGCCCAGAACACAGCAAGCCATTGGAGAAAGCAGAGAGCCTGTTTAGTCAGGAGAGGGACCCAAGGTTCAGTGAAATCTACAGCAATATCAATACAG ACCAGAACAAAGCCATTCCTGCCAGCACAGTCCCTGCCAACCAGCCCATCTTTCCACAGGGAAACACTTTTACTCCATCACGGCCTGCCGAGAACTTCAG gagcagcagcatggTACCTCCAGTGAACATTATTCAGCAACAGCCCTCATCAGCAGGCCGGATCTTAGCACAGATTTCACGCCACTCCAACCCTGCTCAGGTCAGCGGAACCAACTGGGCTCCGGGGACTCGGCCACCATTCACACCCCAG CAAGTGGCATCCCAAACAGTGAAGACTCGGCCCCCTTCATTCAGCATGGGGACTTTCCAAGGCACCCCATCCTCATTCAGCCCAATGACAGCACCTGGCACTACCGCTTCCCCCAGTGGCACTGCTTACCCAAACCTTGCCAGCCGTGGTACTGGCTTCA CAACAGAGGCAGCGCAGACCCCCACTCCATTCCAGACACGGGCAACAGAAGGTGTGGGAATGTGGCCGCAGTGGCAAGGACAGCACCATGGCCCGCCGTCTGGGGAGCAGCACGTGCAGCAGCCGCAGCCAAGTCAGCCTGAGGTCTTCTCA gacatgctgACAATGCTGGGAGACCAAGGACCCAACTACAACAATGAAGAGTTCCCAGAATTGAATATATTCCcttctttttcagaataa
- the ARNT gene encoding aryl hydrocarbon receptor nuclear translocator isoform X9, producing MAATAANPEMASDVSSLNAAVSSGNPGPGAQAGGAIVQRANKRRPGLDFDDDGEGNSKFLRCDDDPMPNDKERFARSDDEQSSADKERLARENHSEIERRRRNKMTAYITELSDMVPTCSALARKPDKLTILRMAVSHMKSLRGTGNTSTDGTYKPSFLTDQELKHLILEAADGFLFIVSCETGRVVYVSDSVTPVLNQPQSEWFGSTLYDQVHPDDVGKLREQLSTSENALTEGTKPWCLSNKDPAAPPENASKGRILDLKTGTVKKEGQQSMRMCMGSRRSFICRMRCGNGSVDPVSVNRLSFMRNRCRNGLGAAKDGEPHYVVVHCTGYIKAWPPAGVSLPDDDPDAGQGSKFCLVAIGRLQVTSSPNCTDMNNVCQPTEFISRHNTEGIFTFIDHRCVATVGYQPQELLGKDIVDFCHPEDQQLLRDSFQQVVKLKGQVLSVMFRFRSKNREWLWMRTSSFTFQNPYSDEIEYIICTNTNVKQQQPPQQTELEVVPGRESLSGYDHSQVPVQPVTAAGPEHSKPLEKAESLFSQERDPRFSEIYSNINTDQNKAIPASTVPANQPIFPQGNTFTPSRPAENFRSSSMVPPVNIIQQQPSSAGRILAQISRHSNPAQVSGTNWAPGTRPPFTPQQVASQTVKTRPPSFSMGTFQGTPSSFSPMTAPGTTASPSGTAYPNLASRGTGFTTEAAQTPTPFQTRATEGVGMWPQWQGQHHGPPSGEQHVQQPQPSQPEVFSDMLTMLGDQGPNYNNEEFPELNIFPSFSE from the exons ATGGCCGCCACCGCCGCCAACCCGG AAATGGCATCAGATGTTTCCTCGCTGAATGCAGCTGTCAGCTCTGGGAACCCTGGCCCAGGTGCACAAGCTGGAGGAGCCATCGTTCAGAGAGCCAACAAGAGGCGTCCTGG GCTTGATTTTGATGATGATGGAGAAGGGAACAGTAAATTCCTCAG GTGTGATGATGACCCAATGCCAAATGATAAGGAAAGATTTGCCAG gtctGATGATGAACAGAGTTCAGCGGATAAGGAGAGACTTGCCAG GGAAAATCACAGCGAGATTGAACGTAGGCGAAGGAACAAGATGACTGCCTACATCACAGAGCTGTCAGATATGGTGCCTACCTGCAGTGCCCTGGCCCGTAAACCAGACAAGCTTACCATCTTGCGCATGGCTGTCTCTCACATGAAGTCCCTGCGTGGCACAGGCAATACCTCCACTGATGGCACCTACAAACCCTCCTTTCTCACTGATCAG GAACTCAAACACCTGATCCTAGAGGCAGCCGACGGCTTTCTGTTCATAGTGTCCTGTGAGACTGGGAGGGTGGTGTATGtctctgattctgtgactcCTGTCCTGAACCAGCCCCAATCTGAATGGTTTGGCAGCACCCTATACGACCAGGTGCACCCAGATGACGTGGGCAAGCTGAGGGAGCAGCTTTCCACATCAGAGAATGCACTGACAG AAGGAACCAAACCCTGGTGCCTTTCTAACAAGgatcctgcagccccccctgaGAATGCATCTAAAG GTCGCATCCTAGATTTAAAGACAGGTACTGTCAAGAAGGAAGGCCAGCAGTCCATGAGAATGTGCATGGGTTCACGAAGATCTTTTATCTGCCGAATGAG GTGTGGCAACGGCTCAGTGGATCCAGTTTCTGTAAATCGTCTCAGCTTTATGAGGAATCGCTGCAG GAATGGCTTAGGTGCAGCAAAAGATGGTGAACCTCACTACGTTGTGGTGCACTGCACAGGTTACATAAAAGCCTGGCCCCCTGCAG GTGTTTCACTGCCTGATGATGACCCGGATGCTGGCCAGGGCAGCAAGTTTTGCCTCGTGGCTATTGGCAGACTCCAG GTCACTAGCTCGCCCAACTGTACAGACATGAACAATGTTTGTCAGCCAACAGAGTTCATCTCCCGACACAACACTGAAGGCATTTTCACCTTCATAGATCACCGCTGTGTGGCTACTGTTGGCTACCAGCCACAG GAACTTCTGGGGAAAGACATTGTGGATTTCTGCCACCCAGAAGACCAACAGCTTTTGCGGGACAgctttcagcag GTGGTGAAGTTAAAAGGCCAGGTTCTGTCAGTCATGTTCCGATTCCGATCCAAAAACCGGGAATGGCTCTGGATGAGAACCAGCTCCTTTACCTTCCAGAACCCCTACTCGGATGAAATTGAGTACATCATCTGTACCAACACCAACGTCAA gcagcagcagccgccaCAACAGACAGAGTTGGAGGTGGTCCCAGGAAGAGAGAGTCTGTCTGGTTACGACCACTCACAG GTTCCTGTTCAGCCTGTGACTGCTGCTGGCCCAGAACACAGCAAGCCATTGGAGAAAGCAGAGAGCCTGTTTAGTCAGGAGAGGGACCCAAGGTTCAGTGAAATCTACAGCAATATCAATACAG ACCAGAACAAAGCCATTCCTGCCAGCACAGTCCCTGCCAACCAGCCCATCTTTCCACAGGGAAACACTTTTACTCCATCACGGCCTGCCGAGAACTTCAG gagcagcagcatggTACCTCCAGTGAACATTATTCAGCAACAGCCCTCATCAGCAGGCCGGATCTTAGCACAGATTTCACGCCACTCCAACCCTGCTCAGGTCAGCGGAACCAACTGGGCTCCGGGGACTCGGCCACCATTCACACCCCAG CAAGTGGCATCCCAAACAGTGAAGACTCGGCCCCCTTCATTCAGCATGGGGACTTTCCAAGGCACCCCATCCTCATTCAGCCCAATGACAGCACCTGGCACTACCGCTTCCCCCAGTGGCACTGCTTACCCAAACCTTGCCAGCCGTGGTACTGGCTTCA CAACAGAGGCAGCGCAGACCCCCACTCCATTCCAGACACGGGCAACAGAAGGTGTGGGAATGTGGCCGCAGTGGCAAGGACAGCACCATGGCCCGCCGTCTGGGGAGCAGCACGTGCAGCAGCCGCAGCCAAGTCAGCCTGAGGTCTTCTCA gacatgctgACAATGCTGGGAGACCAAGGACCCAACTACAACAATGAAGAGTTCCCAGAATTGAATATATTCCcttctttttcagaataa
- the ARNT gene encoding aryl hydrocarbon receptor nuclear translocator isoform X13 — MAATAANPEMASDVSSLNAAVSSGNPGPGAQAGGAIVQRANKRRPGLDFDDDGEGNSKFLRCDDDPMPNDKERFARSDDEQSSADKERLARENHSEIERRRRNKMTAYITELSDMVPTCSALARKPDKLTILRMAVSHMKSLRGTGNTSTDGTYKPSFLTDQELKHLILEAADGFLFIVSCETGRVVYVSDSVTPVLNQPQSEWFGSTLYDQVHPDDVGKLREQLSTSENALTGRILDLKTGTVKKEGQQSMRMCMGSRRSFICRMRCGNGSVDPVSVNRLSFMRNRCRNGLGAAKDGEPHYVVVHCTGYIKAWPPAGVSLPDDDPDAGQGSKFCLVAIGRLQVTSSPNCTDMNNVCQPTEFISRHNTEGIFTFIDHRCVATVGYQPQELLGKDIVDFCHPEDQQLLRDSFQQVVKLKGQVLSVMFRFRSKNREWLWMRTSSFTFQNPYSDEIEYIICTNTNVKQQQPPQQTELEVVPGRESLSGYDHSQVPVQPVTAAGPEHSKPLEKAESLFSQERDPRFSEIYSNINTDQNKAIPASTVPANQPIFPQGNTFTPSRPAENFRSSSMVPPVNIIQQQPSSAGRILAQISRHSNPAQVSGTNWAPGTRPPFTPQQVASQTVKTRPPSFSMGTFQGTPSSFSPMTAPGTTASPSGTAYPNLASRGTGFTTEAAQTPTPFQTRATEGVGMWPQWQGQHHGPPSGEQHVQQPQPSQPEVFSDMLTMLGDQGPNYNNEEFPELNIFPSFSE, encoded by the exons ATGGCCGCCACCGCCGCCAACCCGG AAATGGCATCAGATGTTTCCTCGCTGAATGCAGCTGTCAGCTCTGGGAACCCTGGCCCAGGTGCACAAGCTGGAGGAGCCATCGTTCAGAGAGCCAACAAGAGGCGTCCTGG GCTTGATTTTGATGATGATGGAGAAGGGAACAGTAAATTCCTCAG GTGTGATGATGACCCAATGCCAAATGATAAGGAAAGATTTGCCAG gtctGATGATGAACAGAGTTCAGCGGATAAGGAGAGACTTGCCAG GGAAAATCACAGCGAGATTGAACGTAGGCGAAGGAACAAGATGACTGCCTACATCACAGAGCTGTCAGATATGGTGCCTACCTGCAGTGCCCTGGCCCGTAAACCAGACAAGCTTACCATCTTGCGCATGGCTGTCTCTCACATGAAGTCCCTGCGTGGCACAGGCAATACCTCCACTGATGGCACCTACAAACCCTCCTTTCTCACTGATCAG GAACTCAAACACCTGATCCTAGAGGCAGCCGACGGCTTTCTGTTCATAGTGTCCTGTGAGACTGGGAGGGTGGTGTATGtctctgattctgtgactcCTGTCCTGAACCAGCCCCAATCTGAATGGTTTGGCAGCACCCTATACGACCAGGTGCACCCAGATGACGTGGGCAAGCTGAGGGAGCAGCTTTCCACATCAGAGAATGCACTGACAG GTCGCATCCTAGATTTAAAGACAGGTACTGTCAAGAAGGAAGGCCAGCAGTCCATGAGAATGTGCATGGGTTCACGAAGATCTTTTATCTGCCGAATGAG GTGTGGCAACGGCTCAGTGGATCCAGTTTCTGTAAATCGTCTCAGCTTTATGAGGAATCGCTGCAG GAATGGCTTAGGTGCAGCAAAAGATGGTGAACCTCACTACGTTGTGGTGCACTGCACAGGTTACATAAAAGCCTGGCCCCCTGCAG GTGTTTCACTGCCTGATGATGACCCGGATGCTGGCCAGGGCAGCAAGTTTTGCCTCGTGGCTATTGGCAGACTCCAG GTCACTAGCTCGCCCAACTGTACAGACATGAACAATGTTTGTCAGCCAACAGAGTTCATCTCCCGACACAACACTGAAGGCATTTTCACCTTCATAGATCACCGCTGTGTGGCTACTGTTGGCTACCAGCCACAG GAACTTCTGGGGAAAGACATTGTGGATTTCTGCCACCCAGAAGACCAACAGCTTTTGCGGGACAgctttcagcag GTGGTGAAGTTAAAAGGCCAGGTTCTGTCAGTCATGTTCCGATTCCGATCCAAAAACCGGGAATGGCTCTGGATGAGAACCAGCTCCTTTACCTTCCAGAACCCCTACTCGGATGAAATTGAGTACATCATCTGTACCAACACCAACGTCAA gcagcagcagccgccaCAACAGACAGAGTTGGAGGTGGTCCCAGGAAGAGAGAGTCTGTCTGGTTACGACCACTCACAG GTTCCTGTTCAGCCTGTGACTGCTGCTGGCCCAGAACACAGCAAGCCATTGGAGAAAGCAGAGAGCCTGTTTAGTCAGGAGAGGGACCCAAGGTTCAGTGAAATCTACAGCAATATCAATACAG ACCAGAACAAAGCCATTCCTGCCAGCACAGTCCCTGCCAACCAGCCCATCTTTCCACAGGGAAACACTTTTACTCCATCACGGCCTGCCGAGAACTTCAG gagcagcagcatggTACCTCCAGTGAACATTATTCAGCAACAGCCCTCATCAGCAGGCCGGATCTTAGCACAGATTTCACGCCACTCCAACCCTGCTCAGGTCAGCGGAACCAACTGGGCTCCGGGGACTCGGCCACCATTCACACCCCAG CAAGTGGCATCCCAAACAGTGAAGACTCGGCCCCCTTCATTCAGCATGGGGACTTTCCAAGGCACCCCATCCTCATTCAGCCCAATGACAGCACCTGGCACTACCGCTTCCCCCAGTGGCACTGCTTACCCAAACCTTGCCAGCCGTGGTACTGGCTTCA CAACAGAGGCAGCGCAGACCCCCACTCCATTCCAGACACGGGCAACAGAAGGTGTGGGAATGTGGCCGCAGTGGCAAGGACAGCACCATGGCCCGCCGTCTGGGGAGCAGCACGTGCAGCAGCCGCAGCCAAGTCAGCCTGAGGTCTTCTCA gacatgctgACAATGCTGGGAGACCAAGGACCCAACTACAACAATGAAGAGTTCCCAGAATTGAATATATTCCcttctttttcagaataa
- the ARNT gene encoding aryl hydrocarbon receptor nuclear translocator isoform X1, with amino-acid sequence MAATAANPEMASDVSSLNAAVSSGNPGPGAQAGGAIVQRANKRRPGLDFDDDGEGNSKFLRCDDDPMPNDKERFARSDDEQSSADKERLARENHSEIERRRRNKMTAYITELSDMVPTCSALARKPDKLTILRMAVSHMKSLRGTGNTSTDGTYKPSFLTDQELKHLILEAADGFLFIVSCETGRVVYVSDSVTPVLNQPQSEWFGSTLYDQVHPDDVGKLREQLSTSENALTEGTKPWCLSNKDPAAPPENASKGRILDLKTGTVKKEGQQSMRMCMGSRRSFICRMRCGNGSVDPVSVNRLSFMRNRCRNGLGAAKDGEPHYVVVHCTGYIKAWPPAGVSLPDDDPDAGQGSKFCLVAIGRLQVTSSPNCTDMNNVCQPTEFISRHNTEGIFTFIDHRCVATVGYQPQELLGKDIVDFCHPEDQQLLRDSFQQVVKLKGQVLSVMFRFRSKNREWLWMRTSSFTFQNPYSDEIEYIICTNTNVKNSSQESRPALSNSMQRPQLGQSVSLPLEMGTAQLPSRQQQPPQQTELEVVPGRESLSGYDHSQVPVQPVTAAGPEHSKPLEKAESLFSQERDPRFSEIYSNINTDQNKAIPASTVPANQPIFPQGNTFTPSRPAENFRSSSMVPPVNIIQQQPSSAGRILAQISRHSNPAQVSGTNWAPGTRPPFTPQQVASQTVKTRPPSFSMGTFQGTPSSFSPMTAPGTTASPSGTAYPNLASRGTGFTTEAAQTPTPFQTRATEGVGMWPQWQGQHHGPPSGEQHVQQPQPSQPEVFSDMLTMLGDQGPNYNNEEFPELNIFPSFSE; translated from the exons ATGGCCGCCACCGCCGCCAACCCGG AAATGGCATCAGATGTTTCCTCGCTGAATGCAGCTGTCAGCTCTGGGAACCCTGGCCCAGGTGCACAAGCTGGAGGAGCCATCGTTCAGAGAGCCAACAAGAGGCGTCCTGG GCTTGATTTTGATGATGATGGAGAAGGGAACAGTAAATTCCTCAG GTGTGATGATGACCCAATGCCAAATGATAAGGAAAGATTTGCCAG gtctGATGATGAACAGAGTTCAGCGGATAAGGAGAGACTTGCCAG GGAAAATCACAGCGAGATTGAACGTAGGCGAAGGAACAAGATGACTGCCTACATCACAGAGCTGTCAGATATGGTGCCTACCTGCAGTGCCCTGGCCCGTAAACCAGACAAGCTTACCATCTTGCGCATGGCTGTCTCTCACATGAAGTCCCTGCGTGGCACAGGCAATACCTCCACTGATGGCACCTACAAACCCTCCTTTCTCACTGATCAG GAACTCAAACACCTGATCCTAGAGGCAGCCGACGGCTTTCTGTTCATAGTGTCCTGTGAGACTGGGAGGGTGGTGTATGtctctgattctgtgactcCTGTCCTGAACCAGCCCCAATCTGAATGGTTTGGCAGCACCCTATACGACCAGGTGCACCCAGATGACGTGGGCAAGCTGAGGGAGCAGCTTTCCACATCAGAGAATGCACTGACAG AAGGAACCAAACCCTGGTGCCTTTCTAACAAGgatcctgcagccccccctgaGAATGCATCTAAAG GTCGCATCCTAGATTTAAAGACAGGTACTGTCAAGAAGGAAGGCCAGCAGTCCATGAGAATGTGCATGGGTTCACGAAGATCTTTTATCTGCCGAATGAG GTGTGGCAACGGCTCAGTGGATCCAGTTTCTGTAAATCGTCTCAGCTTTATGAGGAATCGCTGCAG GAATGGCTTAGGTGCAGCAAAAGATGGTGAACCTCACTACGTTGTGGTGCACTGCACAGGTTACATAAAAGCCTGGCCCCCTGCAG GTGTTTCACTGCCTGATGATGACCCGGATGCTGGCCAGGGCAGCAAGTTTTGCCTCGTGGCTATTGGCAGACTCCAG GTCACTAGCTCGCCCAACTGTACAGACATGAACAATGTTTGTCAGCCAACAGAGTTCATCTCCCGACACAACACTGAAGGCATTTTCACCTTCATAGATCACCGCTGTGTGGCTACTGTTGGCTACCAGCCACAG GAACTTCTGGGGAAAGACATTGTGGATTTCTGCCACCCAGAAGACCAACAGCTTTTGCGGGACAgctttcagcag GTGGTGAAGTTAAAAGGCCAGGTTCTGTCAGTCATGTTCCGATTCCGATCCAAAAACCGGGAATGGCTCTGGATGAGAACCAGCTCCTTTACCTTCCAGAACCCCTACTCGGATGAAATTGAGTACATCATCTGTACCAACACCAACGTCAA GAACTCAAGCCAGGAATCTCGGCCTGCCCTTTCAAACTCTATGCAGAGGCCCCAGCTGGGGCAGAGCGTCAGTCTTCCCCTGGAGAtgggcacagcacagctgccCTCAAG gcagcagcagccgccaCAACAGACAGAGTTGGAGGTGGTCCCAGGAAGAGAGAGTCTGTCTGGTTACGACCACTCACAG GTTCCTGTTCAGCCTGTGACTGCTGCTGGCCCAGAACACAGCAAGCCATTGGAGAAAGCAGAGAGCCTGTTTAGTCAGGAGAGGGACCCAAGGTTCAGTGAAATCTACAGCAATATCAATACAG ACCAGAACAAAGCCATTCCTGCCAGCACAGTCCCTGCCAACCAGCCCATCTTTCCACAGGGAAACACTTTTACTCCATCACGGCCTGCCGAGAACTTCAG gagcagcagcatggTACCTCCAGTGAACATTATTCAGCAACAGCCCTCATCAGCAGGCCGGATCTTAGCACAGATTTCACGCCACTCCAACCCTGCTCAGGTCAGCGGAACCAACTGGGCTCCGGGGACTCGGCCACCATTCACACCCCAG CAAGTGGCATCCCAAACAGTGAAGACTCGGCCCCCTTCATTCAGCATGGGGACTTTCCAAGGCACCCCATCCTCATTCAGCCCAATGACAGCACCTGGCACTACCGCTTCCCCCAGTGGCACTGCTTACCCAAACCTTGCCAGCCGTGGTACTGGCTTCA CAACAGAGGCAGCGCAGACCCCCACTCCATTCCAGACACGGGCAACAGAAGGTGTGGGAATGTGGCCGCAGTGGCAAGGACAGCACCATGGCCCGCCGTCTGGGGAGCAGCACGTGCAGCAGCCGCAGCCAAGTCAGCCTGAGGTCTTCTCA gacatgctgACAATGCTGGGAGACCAAGGACCCAACTACAACAATGAAGAGTTCCCAGAATTGAATATATTCCcttctttttcagaataa